The following proteins are encoded in a genomic region of Microcoleus sp. FACHB-68:
- a CDS encoding oligopeptide transporter, OPT family produces MSEDANRPELRLPAQAYQPLPPGEEYQPAVPADVQMPELTMRSLIVGIATGIIFGAANAYLALKVGLTVSASIPAAVIAVAIFRATGRGTLLETNMVQTIGSSGDSLAAGVIFTIPVLYLWGETPGFWPIFPLSILGGLLGILFMIPLRRLLIVREHGRLTYPEGTACAEVQVAAQGRGRQAQLLFTGMGIGAIYTALERFAHLWPAEVDIAINRLGFRTSVGADVTPELLGVGYIIGPQIAAVMLAGGAVGWLVIIPLIYLFGSAAGVPIAPELTTPIAQMDSFTIWSRYLRYIGAGAVAFGGLFTLIKSAPTLWESVRVALAGLRRHTGSTSVARTDEDLPFSLVLAGLIATGLLVAFLPLRTGGPLGIPAGIAVVVFSFFFVTVSSRIVGLIGSSSNPISGMTIATVLICALLFGQAYSPAEAKIAVLTIGALVCIAAAMAGDTSQDLKTGFLLGASPRNQQIGEIVAVVATALVMSTVMELFRADIVAGNFKAPQANLIKLVIEGVLGGNLPWGLVLTGIALAGCVEMMGLPTLAFAVGLYLPIHLAVPIMVGGLIRLLVERRKGGFSHQLERGVLYASGLIAGAALMGVVAAIITFFQLPLFQGTPPAPSQWLIAAIAFSLLSGSLWRVCKR; encoded by the coding sequence ATGTCTGAAGATGCAAACCGACCTGAATTAAGATTGCCGGCGCAAGCTTACCAACCCCTGCCACCGGGAGAAGAATATCAACCGGCAGTCCCCGCAGATGTGCAAATGCCGGAACTGACAATGCGATCGTTAATTGTCGGCATCGCCACCGGCATCATTTTCGGTGCAGCAAACGCCTATCTTGCACTCAAAGTTGGACTCACCGTTTCTGCCTCTATCCCGGCTGCCGTCATCGCCGTCGCCATCTTCCGCGCAACCGGACGCGGCACGCTTCTGGAAACAAACATGGTGCAAACTATCGGATCTTCCGGTGACTCATTGGCTGCCGGCGTGATCTTCACGATTCCGGTCCTGTATCTTTGGGGCGAAACCCCCGGCTTCTGGCCGATTTTCCCCCTTTCTATCCTCGGTGGACTGCTGGGAATTTTATTTATGATTCCCCTGCGCCGGCTACTGATTGTGCGCGAACACGGACGCCTCACCTATCCTGAAGGTACCGCCTGTGCAGAAGTTCAAGTTGCCGCCCAAGGCAGAGGCCGGCAAGCCCAACTGCTATTCACCGGCATGGGAATCGGCGCAATCTACACCGCCTTGGAAAGATTCGCCCACCTGTGGCCGGCAGAAGTGGATATCGCCATCAACCGACTCGGTTTCCGCACCTCAGTTGGAGCAGATGTCACCCCGGAACTGCTCGGTGTTGGCTACATTATCGGGCCGCAAATTGCCGCCGTTATGCTTGCCGGTGGTGCCGTTGGCTGGCTGGTTATAATTCCCCTCATCTATCTGTTTGGCAGCGCTGCCGGCGTCCCTATCGCCCCAGAACTCACTACTCCCATCGCCCAGATGGACAGCTTCACCATCTGGAGTCGCTACCTGCGCTATATCGGTGCCGGTGCTGTCGCCTTCGGGGGTTTATTCACCCTGATCAAATCAGCCCCCACGCTTTGGGAATCCGTGAGAGTCGCCCTCGCTGGTTTGCGCCGCCACACCGGCAGCACATCTGTAGCGCGAACTGACGAAGATTTACCCTTTTCCCTCGTACTTGCAGGACTCATCGCCACCGGCCTTTTAGTTGCCTTTCTTCCCCTGCGAACCGGCGGCCCACTGGGCATCCCTGCCGGCATTGCAGTTGTCGTGTTTTCCTTCTTTTTCGTCACCGTATCTTCCCGGATCGTCGGGCTGATTGGTTCTTCCTCCAACCCGATCTCCGGCATGACCATTGCCACTGTGCTGATCTGCGCCCTGCTTTTCGGACAAGCCTACAGCCCCGCAGAAGCCAAAATCGCAGTCTTGACAATTGGCGCACTCGTATGCATTGCAGCAGCAATGGCCGGCGACACCTCCCAAGACTTGAAAACCGGCTTTCTTCTCGGTGCCAGTCCCCGCAACCAGCAAATCGGTGAAATTGTTGCAGTCGTTGCCACTGCCTTAGTCATGAGCACCGTAATGGAATTGTTTAGAGCAGATATCGTTGCCGGCAACTTCAAAGCACCGCAAGCGAATTTAATCAAACTCGTTATTGAAGGTGTTTTAGGCGGCAACCTGCCTTGGGGACTCGTCCTCACCGGCATCGCCCTTGCCGGCTGTGTGGAAATGATGGGATTACCCACCTTAGCCTTTGCGGTCGGGCTTTATTTGCCCATCCATTTAGCCGTTCCCATTATGGTTGGCGGGTTAATTCGGTTATTGGTCGAGCGCAGAAAAGGCGGATTTAGTCATCAGTTAGAGCGAGGTGTCCTCTACGCATCTGGACTCATTGCCGGTGCGGCTTTAATGGGTGTGGTGGCTGCAATCATTACTTTTTTCCAGTTGCCTTTGTTTCAAGGAACGCCGCCGGCACCGTCTCAATGGTTGATCGCGGCAATTGCCTTCTCTCTGCTCAGCGGTAGCCTATGGCGTGTTTGCAAACGATAG
- a CDS encoding substrate-binding domain-containing protein — protein sequence MKRVAVAVGFLSLVTGTLASCSADTQNTQAGKNRGTELSSVAVTVRDLGNPFFVQIGKGAEAAAKRIGGGDVKTTLVSSGDDLNQQFNQIENFIASDVSMIVLNAADSRGIFAAVEKAKRAGIPIIAVDTAAEGGVDATVTSNNVQAGEVSCQYIADRLKGQGNVVIINGPPVASVIERIDGCLSVFSKYPKIKILSKDQNAEGSRDGGLRVMSDLLTSFPKIDAVFAINDPTGIGAELAAKQAQRSEFFIVGVDGAPEALDALKQEKSLFAATAAQDPFRMAAKAVEVGNDIIKGNKPADPNILIPVTLITRENVNQHKGWTSE from the coding sequence GTGAAACGAGTAGCGGTCGCAGTTGGTTTTTTGAGTTTAGTAACTGGCACTCTTGCGAGTTGCTCAGCAGATACCCAGAACACTCAAGCCGGCAAGAATCGAGGCACAGAACTGTCATCGGTTGCTGTTACAGTCCGCGATCTCGGCAATCCCTTCTTTGTACAAATTGGGAAGGGTGCTGAGGCGGCAGCGAAAAGAATAGGCGGTGGAGACGTGAAAACAACGCTTGTTTCCAGTGGGGATGACTTAAATCAGCAATTCAACCAAATCGAAAACTTCATTGCCTCGGATGTCAGCATGATTGTACTGAATGCTGCGGACAGCAGGGGAATTTTCGCGGCTGTAGAAAAAGCAAAGCGAGCAGGAATTCCTATTATTGCAGTTGATACCGCTGCTGAAGGCGGTGTTGATGCCACTGTCACCTCAAATAATGTGCAAGCCGGTGAAGTTAGTTGTCAATACATTGCAGATCGTTTAAAAGGTCAAGGCAATGTGGTGATTATTAATGGGCCTCCTGTTGCTTCCGTGATTGAGCGAATTGATGGGTGTCTGAGTGTATTTTCCAAATATCCCAAGATCAAGATACTTTCAAAAGATCAAAATGCCGAAGGAAGCCGGGATGGCGGGTTAAGAGTCATGAGCGATTTGCTCACATCTTTCCCAAAAATTGATGCCGTTTTTGCGATTAATGACCCAACCGGCATTGGTGCAGAATTAGCCGCTAAACAAGCACAACGAAGCGAATTCTTTATTGTTGGCGTCGATGGCGCACCGGAAGCGCTAGATGCGCTCAAGCAAGAAAAAAGCCTATTTGCGGCGACGGCAGCTCAAGATCCTTTTCGCATGGCAGCCAAGGCAGTTGAGGTGGGGAACGACATTATTAAAGGGAACAAGCCTGCCGATCCAAACATTTTAATTCCCGTCACACTCATCACTCGTGAAAACGTTAATCAGCATAAAGGCTGGACCAGTGAATAA
- a CDS encoding Uma2 family endonuclease, with translation MNRSILAEPTLSKPLHHWQPATWEDYVRLRDEPADEEIRLFFNQNYLFVDMGNEGIDHARFSRLFAMLFFFWFSRKPEVIFDDLGGCVLEKPNQQGASPDLVLYIGEGSPRWQKGEPRRINLDNWRVPDLVGEVADTTIATDLDEKKQLYAALGIPEYWVVDIRAERVFVFCLEEEGKYKECQTSVALEGLSVSLLEQTLQQLNQGTNGSAALWFSQQIANSSDSES, from the coding sequence ATGAATCGCTCCATTTTGGCCGAACCCACCTTATCTAAACCGCTTCATCACTGGCAGCCGGCAACATGGGAAGATTATGTGCGATTGCGTGATGAGCCGGCAGACGAGGAAATCAGGCTATTTTTTAATCAGAATTATCTGTTTGTTGACATGGGTAATGAAGGAATTGACCACGCGAGATTCAGTAGACTTTTTGCCATGCTGTTTTTTTTCTGGTTTTCTCGCAAACCAGAGGTGATTTTCGACGATCTGGGAGGATGTGTCCTTGAAAAACCTAACCAGCAAGGTGCCTCACCAGATTTAGTGCTTTATATCGGGGAAGGTTCACCGCGCTGGCAAAAGGGAGAACCCCGCCGAATTAATCTGGATAACTGGCGAGTTCCTGATCTGGTGGGTGAAGTGGCTGACACGACGATAGCAACCGATTTAGATGAGAAAAAGCAACTTTATGCGGCTTTAGGAATTCCTGAATATTGGGTTGTGGATATCAGAGCAGAAAGAGTATTTGTGTTTTGCTTAGAGGAAGAGGGTAAGTATAAAGAGTGTCAAACTTCTGTGGCACTTGAAGGGTTGTCAGTTTCTCTATTAGAGCAGACTTTACAGCAGTTGAATCAGGGAACAAATGGCAGCGCAGCGCTTTGGTTTTCTCAACAAATTGCTAATTCGTCAGATTCTGAGTCTTAG
- a CDS encoding iron uptake porin: protein MLLKSFCHRVIAFLLASPALFLLTASATWAIPIDNSVADEPVEAIEAEPLENSAEDPLAQINSVSQLSDVQPTDWAFQALQSLVERYNCITGYPDGSYRGNRAMTRYEFAAALNACLNFFTESLGTQPPDQATKEDLATLQKLQDQFVSELTTLRGRIDVLEARTIELEGNQFSTTTRLNAEIIVAATDTFGDRVGGNSDDTNTFVANRARLNIETSFTGRDLLRTRIEFGNFGNVAEQTGTNMTRLNFDGNFNNDITLPHLLYITPITPNVAITIGPTGVGYPDITGLLTPPTIASDSLGIPSKFGEYNPIYRRGGGGGAVNWDINKNLVLTLGYLSGDANIPSPKNGLFNSSYNALAQLAYYGESGAVSVLYSGSYAPSDKVDLTGDTGSFLARRPFGDNIATSSDSVAIQGFYRFSPNFQVHAWGVYTHAYANSSGDSNLSDGRGGSVLLNVGKGDSANIMYGAIGLSFPDVGGEGNLPGILVGLPARVINSDVRDEPDSSYHIESFYRFQINDNISITPAFWVVINPENDSRNETQWIGLIRTGFNF from the coding sequence ATGCTGCTTAAGTCTTTCTGTCACAGGGTTATTGCATTTCTACTCGCATCACCGGCTTTATTTTTACTCACTGCCTCTGCAACTTGGGCGATCCCCATAGATAACTCGGTTGCGGATGAGCCGGTGGAAGCGATAGAGGCTGAACCGTTAGAAAATTCCGCTGAAGATCCCTTAGCACAGATAAACTCTGTCTCCCAACTCTCGGATGTGCAACCCACGGATTGGGCATTCCAAGCATTGCAATCACTGGTTGAGCGCTACAACTGCATCACCGGCTACCCCGACGGCAGCTACAGAGGGAACCGTGCGATGACTCGATACGAATTTGCCGCCGCATTGAATGCCTGTCTCAATTTTTTCACCGAATCACTTGGAACACAACCGCCTGACCAGGCTACTAAGGAAGATTTAGCAACCCTACAAAAGCTGCAAGATCAATTTGTTAGCGAATTAACAACCTTGCGCGGTCGAATAGATGTTCTAGAGGCACGCACAATCGAATTAGAAGGCAATCAATTCTCCACCACGACTAGGCTGAATGCTGAAATTATAGTGGCAGCAACCGATACATTTGGTGATCGCGTCGGGGGAAATAGCGATGATACCAATACCTTTGTTGCAAATCGCGCTCGATTAAATATTGAAACCAGCTTTACAGGTCGCGATCTTCTTAGAACCCGCATCGAATTCGGCAACTTTGGGAACGTTGCTGAACAGACGGGTACAAATATGACGCGATTAAATTTTGATGGCAACTTTAATAACGACATTACTCTGCCTCACCTGCTCTATATCACTCCAATTACGCCGAATGTCGCCATTACAATTGGCCCAACTGGTGTTGGCTATCCTGATATTACCGGCTTGCTTACCCCTCCCACCATCGCCAGCGATAGTTTAGGAATTCCTTCCAAGTTTGGAGAATACAATCCCATCTACCGGCGCGGCGGTGGAGGCGGTGCCGTTAACTGGGATATCAACAAAAACCTAGTTTTAACGCTGGGTTATTTATCCGGTGATGCTAATATTCCAAGTCCAAAAAATGGTCTATTTAACAGTTCCTACAACGCTTTGGCTCAGCTTGCTTACTATGGAGAGTCGGGAGCCGTTAGCGTTTTGTATTCCGGTTCCTATGCACCCAGTGACAAGGTTGATCTCACGGGGGATACCGGCAGTTTTCTGGCGAGAAGACCCTTTGGAGATAATATTGCCACATCCAGTGATTCCGTAGCAATACAAGGATTTTATCGCTTTTCTCCCAACTTTCAAGTTCATGCTTGGGGCGTTTACACCCATGCCTATGCCAACAGTTCTGGTGACAGCAACCTCTCTGATGGTAGAGGTGGCTCGGTTCTACTCAACGTTGGTAAAGGTGATAGCGCCAATATTATGTATGGAGCGATTGGTCTCAGTTTCCCAGATGTCGGGGGTGAAGGCAACCTACCCGGTATTTTAGTGGGGTTGCCGGCACGCGTCATCAATAGTGATGTGCGTGATGAGCCAGATTCTTCATATCACATTGAATCGTTCTATCGCTTTCAGATAAATGACAACATCTCCATTACTCCCGCTTTTTGGGTGGTGATTAATCCTGAAAATGACAGCCGCAACGAGACGCAATGGATCGGGTTGATTCGTACCGGCTTTAACTTTTAA
- a CDS encoding ATP-binding protein, with the protein MLEQNRQKLESEQRFRALIENGTDLILVLDANGICHYASPSLGRILGYALNEIIGKSVFQLVHSDDVAALSQLFDHALQTPRVHLPIAEYRVQHSDGSWSIFEAVLTNLLDHPAVKGVVINSHDVTERKQSEAALKQAASEAEAANRAKSAFLANMSHELRTPLSVIIGYSDMLLEEALAVGDKDTARDLKQIRTAGAHLLTLINDILDISKLESGQMRLYLEPFSIASLIKEVVSTIQPIIDGNGNTLKVDLTNHLDIIYGDATKLRQALLNLLNNAAKFTQQGKIMLTVSAKEGETEAVGGGQSRWIVFQVQDTGIGIAAEQLAHLFEAFTQADVSISRIHSGTGLGLAISRRLCEMMGGKITVESKVGVGSTFRIYLPAVVANGKAKIAIEEEDTERSSR; encoded by the coding sequence ATGCTAGAGCAGAATCGGCAAAAGTTAGAGAGTGAGCAGCGCTTTCGAGCGCTCATTGAAAATGGAACGGATCTAATTTTAGTTTTAGATGCTAATGGGATTTGCCACTATGCCAGTCCTTCTCTAGGGCGGATTTTAGGCTATGCCCTCAATGAAATTATTGGCAAAAGCGTGTTTCAATTGGTGCACTCAGACGATGTGGCGGCGCTATCTCAGCTATTTGATCATGCCTTACAAACCCCGCGAGTACACTTGCCAATTGCTGAGTACCGAGTGCAGCACAGCGATGGTTCTTGGTCTATTTTTGAGGCAGTGCTGACAAATTTACTGGATCACCCGGCAGTGAAGGGAGTGGTGATCAACAGTCATGATGTCACTGAGCGCAAACAGTCGGAAGCGGCATTGAAACAGGCTGCGAGTGAGGCTGAAGCGGCGAACCGGGCGAAAAGTGCGTTTCTGGCGAATATGAGTCACGAACTTCGCACGCCGCTGAGTGTGATTATTGGATACAGCGATATGCTGCTGGAGGAAGCTTTGGCAGTTGGCGATAAGGACACGGCACGCGATCTCAAGCAAATCCGCACAGCCGGCGCTCATCTGTTGACTTTAATCAATGATATTCTAGACATTTCTAAACTCGAATCCGGCCAAATGCGGTTATATTTGGAACCTTTTAGTATTGCAAGTCTTATCAAGGAAGTTGTTAGCACCATTCAACCGATCATTGATGGCAACGGCAATACTTTAAAAGTGGATTTAACCAATCATTTGGACATTATTTATGGGGATGCAACGAAATTAAGGCAGGCATTACTTAATTTATTAAATAATGCGGCTAAGTTTACCCAGCAGGGCAAAATTATGCTAACCGTGAGTGCGAAAGAGGGGGAAACCGAGGCAGTCGGTGGGGGGCAGAGCCGGTGGATCGTGTTTCAAGTTCAAGACACCGGCATCGGAATTGCCGCCGAACAGTTAGCTCATCTGTTTGAGGCATTTACTCAGGCGGATGTTTCAATCTCTCGCATCCACAGTGGTACGGGTTTGGGTTTGGCGATCAGCCGCCGGCTTTGTGAGATGATGGGCGGGAAGATTACCGTTGAAAGTAAAGTGGGAGTGGGTTCGACGTTTAGGATTTATCTTCCTGCCGTCGTGGCGAATGGGAAAGCAAAAATTGCGATCGAGGAGGAGGATACTGAACGATCTTCCCGATAA
- a CDS encoding sugar ABC transporter ATP-binding protein, with protein sequence MVSSTENSIKTKPVLEMQGITKTFNGFTALHDVNLTIYPGEVHALMGENGAGKSTLMKILAGAYIADAGEIRIDGQAVRMTNPGQARDLGIAIIYQELNLAPNLTVAENIFMGSELRKGGTFLDQEGMRRQATEVLENLDASFGAGDLVSTLSIAEQQQVEIARALKHKSRILVMDEPTAALSDRETEKLFEVVRRLRSEGIAMIYISHRMEEIYALADRVSVIRDGGYIGSLEKREISAERLVEMMVGRSLQDLYEHKRQITPGRVVLEVRNLSDGRKVKPANFQLHAGEIVGLAGLVGAGRTELARLIFGADKKASGEIILEGRSLNISEPTNAIESGIAYVPEDIKEKRPLNISSPDDAIEAGIAYVPEDRKNLGLFLDMSSGENITLNVLEREARAGIINSKSLFKIVADAINDLGIRLASPSIRAMDLSGGNQQKLLLARWLAINPKVLLLDEPTRGVDIGAKSEIYRIISDLAAKGVAILMISSELPEIVGMSDRVLIMRAGSLVGEVGGSTGEKITQENIMAYATGAREVAKS encoded by the coding sequence ATGGTAAGTAGCACTGAAAATTCAATAAAAACGAAACCCGTACTCGAAATGCAAGGCATTACAAAAACCTTTAACGGTTTCACCGCCTTGCATGATGTCAATCTCACTATTTATCCTGGGGAAGTTCACGCCCTCATGGGTGAAAATGGTGCCGGCAAGAGTACGCTGATGAAAATTCTTGCCGGTGCTTATATCGCCGATGCCGGTGAAATCCGAATTGACGGTCAAGCCGTTAGGATGACAAATCCCGGTCAAGCGAGAGATTTGGGCATTGCGATTATTTATCAAGAGCTGAATCTTGCCCCTAATCTGACCGTTGCCGAAAACATTTTTATGGGGAGTGAGCTGAGGAAAGGAGGCACATTTCTTGACCAAGAGGGAATGCGCCGGCAGGCAACTGAGGTACTGGAAAATCTTGATGCAAGTTTTGGTGCGGGGGATCTGGTTTCAACACTTTCCATTGCAGAACAGCAGCAAGTTGAAATTGCCAGGGCACTCAAACATAAAAGCCGCATCTTAGTAATGGATGAGCCAACAGCGGCACTTTCAGATCGGGAGACAGAAAAGCTTTTCGAGGTGGTTCGCCGCTTACGAAGTGAGGGCATTGCGATGATTTATATCAGCCATCGCATGGAAGAGATTTATGCTTTGGCTGATCGCGTGAGTGTCATCCGAGATGGGGGTTATATTGGCTCTCTTGAGAAGCGAGAAATTTCCGCCGAACGCTTAGTTGAGATGATGGTTGGCCGGTCTTTACAGGATTTATATGAACACAAGCGTCAAATAACTCCTGGCCGAGTTGTTCTTGAAGTCAGAAATTTAAGTGATGGGCGCAAGGTAAAGCCGGCAAATTTTCAACTTCATGCCGGCGAAATTGTGGGGTTAGCCGGCTTAGTGGGTGCCGGCAGAACTGAGCTTGCCCGTCTAATTTTTGGTGCCGACAAAAAGGCCAGTGGTGAAATCATACTAGAAGGTCGTTCTCTAAATATCTCCGAACCCACGAATGCAATTGAATCAGGAATTGCCTATGTTCCAGAAGATATCAAAGAGAAACGCCCATTAAACATCTCTAGTCCAGATGATGCCATTGAAGCGGGAATTGCCTATGTCCCTGAAGATCGCAAAAATCTCGGTTTATTTCTAGACATGAGTTCGGGGGAGAATATCACCCTGAATGTTCTAGAACGAGAAGCAAGAGCCGGCATTATCAACTCAAAATCCCTGTTTAAAATTGTGGCTGATGCAATTAACGACTTAGGAATTCGGCTTGCCAGTCCCAGCATCAGGGCAATGGATTTATCTGGCGGAAATCAGCAAAAGTTATTGCTTGCTCGTTGGTTAGCCATTAACCCCAAGGTACTTTTATTAGACGAACCAACACGAGGCGTTGACATTGGAGCAAAAAGCGAAATTTATCGAATTATTAGCGATTTAGCCGCAAAAGGCGTTGCCATTTTAATGATTTCTAGCGAATTACCGGAAATTGTGGGAATGAGTGATCGGGTCTTAATCATGCGTGCAGGAAGCCTGGTTGGTGAAGTCGGCGGCTCAACTGGGGAAAAAATTACACAAGAGAACATTATGGCTTATGCCACAGGGGCTAGAGAGGTTGCGAAATCATGA
- a CDS encoding ribose ABC transporter permease: MSKTETRPTRTSGNERQKASKRQAWRNFIQVAGILPILVAICIIFSIVTPSFLSPGNLVNVIRQASINIVLATGMTFVILTGGIDLSVGSILGVTAVVGVLVSLIPGVGLLAIPAALLAGLGLGLLNGSLIAYLGLPPFIVTLGSYTALRGVAYLVANGTTVLNRNLNFAWIGNNYLGPVPWLVVIALLAVVASWFVLRRTVLGRHIYAVGGNIRAARLTGIKVNRVLLFVYGVSGLLSGLGGIMSASRLYSATGMLGQGYELDAIAAVILGGTSFTGGIGTIWGTLLGALIIALLNNGLTLMNVSFFWQLVVKGLVIIIAVTIDKVRTSSSAA; the protein is encoded by the coding sequence ATGAGTAAAACAGAAACCAGACCAACCAGAACTTCAGGAAATGAGCGCCAGAAAGCGAGTAAACGTCAAGCTTGGAGAAACTTTATCCAGGTTGCCGGTATTTTACCGATTTTAGTGGCAATTTGTATTATTTTTTCGATAGTAACGCCAAGCTTTCTTTCACCGGGAAATCTCGTTAATGTGATTCGGCAAGCATCGATTAATATTGTGCTAGCCACTGGCATGACCTTTGTGATTTTAACTGGAGGAATTGACCTTTCAGTTGGCTCAATTTTAGGTGTAACCGCAGTTGTTGGGGTGCTTGTCTCGTTGATTCCAGGTGTAGGCTTGCTCGCCATACCGGCAGCCTTATTAGCGGGATTAGGTTTAGGCTTACTAAACGGATCTCTCATTGCTTATTTAGGTTTACCCCCTTTCATCGTCACCCTCGGTTCCTATACAGCTTTGCGGGGGGTTGCTTACTTAGTTGCCAACGGCACAACCGTACTTAATCGAAATCTAAACTTTGCTTGGATAGGTAACAATTACCTCGGCCCAGTTCCTTGGCTCGTTGTCATTGCTTTGCTAGCCGTCGTAGCCAGTTGGTTTGTTTTAAGAAGAACCGTTCTAGGAAGACACATTTATGCCGTTGGTGGTAATATTCGGGCGGCACGGCTAACAGGAATTAAAGTCAACCGGGTGCTGTTATTTGTCTATGGCGTAAGTGGGTTGCTTTCCGGTTTAGGTGGAATTATGAGCGCCTCCCGCCTTTACAGCGCAACGGGGATGTTAGGGCAAGGATATGAGCTGGATGCGATCGCTGCCGTAATCTTGGGAGGAACGAGCTTCACGGGTGGCATTGGCACGATCTGGGGAACTTTACTCGGTGCCTTAATTATTGCCCTACTCAATAATGGATTAACCCTGATGAACGTGTCATTTTTCTGGCAGTTAGTTGTCAAAGGTTTGGTAATTATTATTGCCGTAACGATTGACAAAGTTCGCACCAGTTCAAGCGCAGCGTAA